A genomic stretch from Sphingomonas sp. HDW15A includes:
- a CDS encoding Fur family transcriptional regulator, translating to MHRTIDIEQLCADKGLRITEQRRTIAKVLADSEDHPDVETLHSRASAVDPNISIATVYRTVRLFEEAGILERHEFGDGRSRYEAASETHHDHLIDVETGNVIEFVDEELEELQRRIADRLGFRLVDHRMELYGVRSDRDR from the coding sequence ATGCATCGTACCATCGACATCGAGCAGCTGTGCGCGGACAAGGGGCTTCGCATTACCGAGCAGCGGCGGACTATCGCCAAAGTCCTGGCCGACAGCGAGGACCATCCCGACGTCGAGACGCTTCATTCTCGCGCGTCCGCGGTCGATCCCAACATCTCGATCGCCACGGTTTACCGCACGGTCCGGCTGTTCGAAGAAGCCGGTATCCTCGAGCGGCACGAGTTCGGCGACGGCCGCTCCCGCTATGAAGCGGCGTCGGAAACGCATCACGACCATTTGATCGACGTCGAGACCGGCAACGTCATCGAATTCGTCGACGAAGAGCTTGAGGAGTTGCAGCGACGGATCGCTGACCGTTTGGGCTTCCGGCTCGTCGACCATCGCATGGAGCTTTATGGGGTCCGCAGCGACCGCGACCGGTAA
- a CDS encoding lysophospholipid acyltransferase family protein, protein MGSAATATGNSSRWRAYVRLTMLIGWFAICIGPHLAARAVGRSHWPRRFLAGVARIAGADVRRHGPRPGAGHLILANHISWLDIPVLAGATGCAFVSKAEIRDHWFLRWIAEQNATVYVDRAARRDVHDQAASLREKLQSQQPLAVFPEGTVGDGRALLPFKPALLSAVAPPPDGVQVVPVAIDYHHHAEVIAWDTDKPGLHDFLRVLGRSASTTVTVRVLEPLPAHGNRKALARSAAEAIAGALATSSTSRPAL, encoded by the coding sequence ATGGGGTCCGCAGCGACCGCGACCGGTAATTCGTCGCGCTGGCGGGCCTATGTCCGCCTGACCATGCTCATCGGCTGGTTCGCGATCTGTATCGGCCCGCACCTCGCGGCGCGCGCCGTAGGACGATCGCATTGGCCGCGCCGGTTCCTGGCCGGCGTGGCGCGGATCGCGGGCGCGGATGTCCGCCGGCACGGCCCACGGCCCGGCGCCGGTCACCTCATTCTCGCCAATCATATCAGCTGGCTCGACATTCCCGTGCTTGCCGGGGCGACCGGCTGCGCCTTCGTGTCAAAGGCGGAAATCCGCGATCACTGGTTCCTGCGCTGGATCGCGGAACAAAATGCCACCGTCTATGTCGACCGCGCCGCCCGGCGAGATGTCCACGACCAGGCCGCGAGCCTTCGCGAAAAGCTGCAGAGCCAACAGCCGCTGGCGGTCTTCCCCGAAGGCACGGTCGGCGACGGCCGCGCGCTCTTGCCGTTCAAGCCCGCCCTGCTTTCCGCCGTCGCCCCTCCGCCCGACGGAGTGCAGGTCGTGCCGGTGGCGATCGACTATCATCACCACGCCGAGGTGATCGCATGGGACACGGACAAGCCAGGTCTTCACGATTTCCTTCGCGTGCTCGGCCGCTCGGCCTCAACCACCGTGACTGTGCGCGTGCTGGAACCGCTACCCGCCCACGGTAACCGGAAAGCGCTGGCCCGCTCGGCAGCGGAGGCGATCGCCGGAGCGCTGGCGACTTCCTCAACGTCGCGCCCTGCCCTATAG
- a CDS encoding hemolysin family protein: MADGEDNGSRLWRGMRALLFGEDSEATLRDQIEEAIDEAEGSRPKRGDLSPHERQMLRNLLHFGDRTAGEIAVTRGDIVAVPRTATFDELVGAFAEAEHSRLPVYGDGLDDIIGMIHIKDVYKALNDPARARSIDDLLRTPLFVPESMGVLELLARMRTGRMHLGIVVDEFGGTEGLVTIEDVVEEIVGEIEDEHDEAVVAGLTMLDDGVWEAGARVELEEIAETVDPRLSSEEDEVDTIGGLAFLLAGRLLKPGESVPHPSGWRIECVEADARRMIRLRLHAPESDAPSE; the protein is encoded by the coding sequence ATGGCAGATGGCGAGGACAATGGCTCCAGGCTGTGGCGCGGAATGCGCGCTTTGCTGTTTGGAGAGGACAGCGAGGCGACGCTTCGCGACCAGATAGAGGAAGCGATCGACGAAGCTGAGGGCAGCCGGCCTAAGCGCGGCGACCTCAGCCCACACGAGCGGCAGATGCTCCGCAACCTGCTTCACTTCGGCGACCGCACGGCGGGTGAGATCGCGGTCACACGCGGCGACATCGTCGCAGTCCCGAGAACGGCGACGTTCGATGAGTTGGTCGGCGCCTTCGCCGAAGCCGAACACAGCCGGCTGCCGGTCTATGGCGACGGGCTCGACGACATTATCGGCATGATTCACATCAAAGACGTTTACAAGGCGCTCAACGATCCCGCGCGGGCACGCTCGATCGACGACCTGCTGAGAACGCCGTTGTTCGTGCCCGAGTCTATGGGCGTGCTCGAGCTGCTGGCGCGTATGCGCACCGGCCGCATGCACCTTGGCATCGTCGTCGACGAATTCGGCGGAACCGAGGGCCTGGTGACGATCGAGGACGTTGTCGAGGAAATCGTCGGCGAAATCGAAGACGAGCATGACGAGGCAGTCGTGGCCGGTCTGACCATGCTCGACGACGGTGTTTGGGAAGCCGGCGCGCGGGTCGAACTGGAAGAGATCGCCGAGACGGTCGATCCGCGCCTGTCGAGCGAGGAAGACGAGGTCGACACGATCGGCGGGCTGGCATTCTTGCTCGCTGGCCGGCTGTTGAAACCGGGCGAGTCCGTGCCGCATCCCTCGGGCTGGCGAATTGAATGCGTCGAGGCCGACGCAAGGCGGATGATCCGGCTGCGGCTCCACGCGCCCGAATCCGACGCGCCGAGCGAATAA
- the miaB gene encoding tRNA (N6-isopentenyl adenosine(37)-C2)-methylthiotransferase MiaB: MTSPATRPKTFTVKSFGCQMNVYDGERMAELLGAEGMRAAGAGEDADLVVLNTCHIREKAAEKAYSDIGRLKRDDGTRPMIALAGCVAQAEGAEAQARSKMIDLVVGPQAYHRLPELLADAAAGRRPVDTDMPAISKFGALPARRKSGPSAFLTVQEGCDKFCTYCVVPYTRGAEVSRPFGDIVDEARALADGGAVEITLLGQNVNAWSDGARGLDALIREIAKIGGVERIRYTTSHPMDMSDALIAAHGEIDRLMPYLHLPVQSGSDPILKAMNRSHDVESYVRLIERFRAVRPDIAISGDFIVGFPGETEADFEATLAIVDEVRYAAAYSFKYSPRPGTPAAMMEGQIAGEVMDERLQRLQARLAEHSLAFNRACIGRDTQILIDRKGRQLGQMVGKSPWLQSVHVTSDAKIGEMIDVTLTSAGPNSLGGSLRTVEAA, from the coding sequence ATGACTTCCCCCGCGACTCGCCCGAAAACCTTTACGGTCAAGAGCTTCGGCTGCCAGATGAACGTCTATGACGGCGAGCGCATGGCCGAATTGCTCGGCGCCGAAGGCATGCGCGCGGCGGGTGCTGGCGAGGATGCCGACCTCGTCGTCCTCAACACCTGCCACATCCGCGAGAAAGCTGCGGAGAAAGCCTATTCCGACATTGGGCGACTGAAGCGCGATGACGGCACCAGGCCGATGATCGCGCTGGCCGGATGCGTCGCTCAGGCCGAAGGCGCTGAAGCGCAGGCGCGCAGCAAGATGATTGACCTCGTCGTCGGCCCCCAAGCCTATCACCGCCTGCCCGAATTGCTAGCCGATGCCGCTGCCGGGCGGCGCCCGGTCGACACCGACATGCCCGCAATTTCCAAGTTCGGTGCGCTCCCCGCTCGCCGGAAAAGCGGGCCGAGCGCGTTCCTTACCGTTCAGGAGGGCTGCGACAAATTCTGCACTTATTGCGTCGTGCCGTACACGCGCGGGGCGGAAGTCAGCCGTCCGTTCGGCGACATCGTCGACGAGGCGCGAGCGCTGGCCGATGGCGGCGCGGTCGAAATCACCTTGCTCGGCCAGAACGTCAATGCATGGAGCGATGGGGCGCGCGGCCTCGACGCGCTGATCCGCGAGATTGCGAAGATCGGTGGCGTCGAGCGTATTCGCTATACCACCAGCCACCCGATGGACATGAGCGATGCGCTGATCGCCGCCCATGGCGAGATCGACAGGCTGATGCCCTATCTCCACCTGCCGGTGCAGTCGGGAAGCGACCCGATCCTCAAGGCCATGAACCGCAGCCATGACGTCGAAAGCTACGTCCGCCTGATCGAGCGATTCCGGGCCGTGCGGCCGGACATCGCCATCTCCGGCGACTTCATTGTGGGCTTCCCCGGTGAAACCGAAGCGGATTTCGAAGCAACGCTCGCCATTGTCGACGAGGTTCGCTACGCAGCAGCTTATTCGTTCAAATATTCGCCGCGACCGGGCACCCCGGCGGCGATGATGGAGGGGCAGATCGCGGGCGAAGTGATGGACGAGCGGCTTCAGCGCCTCCAGGCGCGACTCGCCGAGCACAGCCTGGCCTTCAACCGCGCCTGCATCGGCCGCGACACGCAAATCCTGATCGACCGCAAGGGGCGCCAGCTCGGCCAGATGGTCGGCAAGTCGCCCTGGCTTCAGTCGGTCCATGTGACCAGCGACGCAAAGATCGGAGAGATGATCGACGTGACATTGACCAGCGCAGGACCGAACAGCCTTGGCGGCTCGCTTCGCACGGTAGAAGCAGCCTGA
- the ybeY gene encoding rRNA maturation RNase YbeY gives MTLDVLIDSDPEWDSSIDWAALARGAAEAAIAESAFPQLALGERPVEMSIRLANDEEVHALNAEWRGKDKATNVLSFPMADAEEMDEGSGPELMLGDIILAHGVCASEAAEKSIPLERHATHLLVHGTLHLLGYDHMDDGSAADMESREIRALSRLGISDPYAGETL, from the coding sequence GTGACACTCGACGTTCTGATCGATTCCGATCCGGAGTGGGACAGTAGCATCGACTGGGCCGCGCTCGCGCGCGGTGCCGCTGAGGCCGCGATTGCCGAAAGCGCGTTCCCGCAACTGGCGCTTGGCGAGCGGCCGGTCGAAATGTCGATCCGGCTAGCCAATGACGAGGAAGTTCACGCGTTGAACGCAGAATGGCGTGGTAAGGACAAGGCGACCAACGTTCTGTCCTTCCCGATGGCAGATGCCGAAGAAATGGATGAGGGCAGTGGACCGGAGTTGATGCTTGGCGACATCATACTGGCCCACGGCGTCTGCGCCAGCGAAGCGGCCGAGAAGTCCATTCCACTCGAGCGGCATGCAACCCATTTGCTGGTCCACGGAACGCTGCACCTGCTAGGCTACGACCATATGGACGACGGCAGCGCAGCCGACATGGAATCGCGCGAGATCCGCGCGCTCTCTCGCCTCGGAATCTCTGACCCCTACGCTGGGGAAACGCTCTGA
- a CDS encoding PhoH family protein codes for MAKRDLAAANVDAPIEGRARLELEFDQPYLLGPLFGDYDRHLVMIEDRLGVHIAARGNRVMIEGEPDSAARARDVLVGLYNRLDQGHDVDTAAVEAVIGMAAQPALDGIISEDVANAPRVMIRTRKKTIVPRSSVQTAYMEALARDDMIFALGPAGTGKTYLAVAQAVAMLITGQVDRLILSRPAVEAGERLGFLPGDMKEKVDPYLRPLYDALYDMLPTEQVERRIASGEIEIAPIAFMRGRTLSDAFIILDEAQNTTPQQMKMFLTRFGMRSRMVICGDPNQTDLPNGVTSGLGDAVAKLQGIPKLSMIRFSAADVVRHPLVGRIVEAYEGPAR; via the coding sequence ATGGCCAAGCGCGACCTCGCCGCCGCCAACGTCGACGCCCCGATCGAAGGGCGTGCCCGGCTGGAGCTGGAATTCGACCAGCCCTACCTCCTCGGCCCGTTGTTCGGCGACTACGACCGTCACCTGGTGATGATCGAGGACCGGCTCGGCGTGCACATCGCCGCCCGCGGCAACCGCGTGATGATCGAGGGCGAGCCGGATTCAGCGGCGCGCGCCCGCGACGTCCTCGTCGGCCTCTACAACCGGCTCGACCAAGGCCATGACGTCGATACCGCCGCGGTGGAGGCGGTGATCGGAATGGCGGCCCAACCCGCGCTCGATGGAATCATCAGCGAAGACGTGGCCAATGCCCCTCGGGTGATGATCCGCACCCGCAAAAAAACAATCGTCCCGCGTTCAAGCGTCCAGACCGCCTACATGGAAGCGCTGGCGCGCGACGACATGATCTTCGCGCTCGGCCCGGCCGGCACCGGCAAGACCTATCTCGCGGTCGCGCAAGCCGTAGCGATGCTGATTACCGGGCAGGTCGACCGCCTGATCCTGTCGCGACCGGCTGTTGAAGCCGGCGAGCGCCTCGGCTTCCTTCCCGGCGACATGAAGGAGAAGGTCGACCCGTATCTCCGCCCGCTCTACGACGCGCTGTACGACATGTTGCCGACAGAGCAGGTTGAGCGACGCATCGCCAGCGGCGAAATCGAGATCGCGCCGATCGCTTTTATGCGCGGACGTACGCTGAGCGACGCCTTCATCATCCTCGACGAGGCACAGAACACCACGCCGCAGCAGATGAAGATGTTCCTGACCCGCTTCGGCATGCGCAGCCGGATGGTGATCTGCGGCGACCCGAACCAGACCGATTTGCCGAATGGCGTAACGTCGGGGCTCGGGGACGCGGTTGCGAAGTTGCAGGGCATTCCAAAGCTGTCGATGATCCGTTTTTCGGCCGCCGACGTCGTCCGTCACCCTCTCGTCGGGCGGATCGTGGAAGCTTATGAGGGCCCGGCCAGGTGA
- a CDS encoding GNAT family N-acetyltransferase → MQSSFHLAAGGPADLPDVMRIMSSAFPPTFGEGWSKSQCAGILPLGGVRLVVARTADGEPAGFSLDRRVVDEAELLLLAVGSGFQRQGLGTLLLREFIETHRGGDVARLHLEVRDGNPAVTIYEQFGFRAVGRRKDYYRGADGVFNDAVTMIRELE, encoded by the coding sequence GTGCAATCATCGTTCCACCTCGCTGCCGGGGGCCCGGCCGATCTTCCCGACGTCATGCGCATCATGAGCTCCGCGTTCCCGCCCACTTTCGGGGAAGGCTGGTCGAAGTCGCAGTGTGCGGGGATTCTTCCGCTCGGCGGAGTCCGGTTGGTGGTTGCACGAACGGCCGATGGCGAGCCGGCCGGCTTCTCCCTCGATCGCCGTGTTGTCGACGAGGCGGAGTTGTTGCTCCTTGCAGTCGGCAGCGGCTTCCAGCGACAAGGGCTCGGCACGTTGTTGCTTCGGGAATTCATCGAAACCCACCGCGGCGGCGATGTCGCCCGCCTGCACTTGGAAGTCCGCGATGGTAACCCGGCTGTAACGATCTACGAACAGTTCGGCTTTCGCGCAGTCGGCCGGAGGAAGGATTACTATCGCGGCGCCGACGGCGTGTTCAACGACGCAGTGACGATGATCCGGGAACTCGAATAG
- the metK gene encoding methionine adenosyltransferase, whose amino-acid sequence MRSNYLFTSESVSEGHPDKVADQISDAIVDLFLSKDPEARVACETLVTTQKVVLAGEIRGQGIMDKAGNWAEGVREEIERAVRDTVKAIGYEQDGFHWDRLDFANHLHPQSAHIAQGVDASGNKDEGAGDQGIMFGFACDETPDLMPATLDYSHKILEAMAADRHNGTAPFLEPDAKSQVTLRFENGRPVEATAIVVSTQHAVGYDEGDKEAALKDYVKGVIAKVLPAELLTDETVYHINPTGSFVIGGPDGDSGLTGRKIIVDTYGGAAPHGGGAFSGKDPTKVDRSAAYAARWLAKNIVAAGLARRCTIQLAYAIGVPKPLSLYVDTHGTGTVADESIEAAIGKIERLGGLTPRGIRTALGLNKPIYAKTAAYGHFGRKAEGDYFPWEKTDLADELKAALAA is encoded by the coding sequence ATGCGCAGCAACTATCTCTTCACCTCCGAATCCGTTTCCGAAGGCCATCCGGACAAAGTCGCCGACCAAATCAGCGACGCCATCGTCGACCTTTTCCTGTCAAAGGACCCAGAGGCGCGGGTTGCCTGTGAAACGCTGGTGACGACCCAGAAGGTGGTGCTTGCCGGCGAGATCCGCGGACAGGGAATCATGGACAAGGCCGGCAACTGGGCCGAGGGCGTTCGCGAAGAGATCGAGCGTGCGGTGCGCGACACGGTGAAGGCGATCGGCTACGAGCAGGACGGCTTCCACTGGGATCGGCTCGACTTCGCCAACCACCTCCATCCGCAATCGGCGCACATCGCCCAAGGCGTGGACGCAAGCGGCAACAAGGATGAGGGCGCGGGCGACCAGGGCATCATGTTCGGCTTTGCCTGCGACGAGACCCCCGACCTGATGCCGGCGACGCTCGATTACAGCCACAAGATCCTGGAAGCGATGGCCGCGGACCGCCACAACGGCACCGCGCCATTCCTGGAGCCGGACGCCAAGAGCCAGGTCACATTGCGTTTCGAGAACGGCCGCCCGGTCGAAGCGACCGCGATCGTCGTGTCGACCCAGCATGCCGTGGGCTATGACGAAGGCGACAAGGAAGCGGCGCTCAAGGACTATGTGAAGGGCGTGATCGCCAAGGTACTTCCCGCCGAGCTCCTGACCGACGAGACCGTCTATCACATCAATCCGACCGGCAGCTTCGTCATCGGCGGCCCCGACGGCGACAGCGGTCTCACGGGCCGTAAGATCATCGTCGACACCTATGGCGGTGCGGCCCCGCATGGCGGCGGCGCATTCAGCGGCAAGGACCCGACCAAGGTCGACCGCTCGGCGGCCTATGCCGCGCGCTGGCTAGCGAAGAACATTGTCGCCGCCGGACTCGCCCGCCGCTGCACGATCCAGCTCGCTTATGCGATCGGCGTGCCGAAACCGCTGTCGCTTTACGTCGACACGCACGGCACCGGCACGGTCGCCGACGAGTCCATCGAGGCGGCAATCGGCAAGATCGAGCGCTTGGGCGGACTAACCCCGCGGGGGATTCGAACGGCGCTCGGGCTGAACAAGCCGATCTACGCGAAGACGGCCGCTTATGGGCATTTCGGGCGCAAGGCGGAAGGCGACTACTTCCCTTGGGAAAAGACCGATCTGGCGGACGAGCTAAAGGCCGCGCTGGCCGCCTGA
- a CDS encoding sulfite exporter TauE/SafE family protein, with translation MDVVLIALVAALASALTLYSGFGLGTVLLPAFALFLPVPVAVAATGIVHLLNNLFKGALLWRRADWRTVLRLGIPAIPAAILGAWLLAILGDTPRLFEWASFGRSFGPTAADLTVGLLMIAFAALELQRWFQKLEAPPGFIPLGGLLSGFFGGLTGQQGAFRSVFLLRAGLTADRFIATGVMIAVIVDLTRLTTYAATFDGGFDPAKREGLMILVGTLSAFLGAFIAARYLDKMTIGAVRYGVAGLMFVIGAALSAGVID, from the coding sequence ATGGACGTGGTGCTCATCGCCCTCGTGGCGGCCTTAGCATCGGCCCTGACCCTTTATTCCGGCTTCGGGCTAGGGACGGTCCTTCTTCCCGCCTTTGCGCTCTTTCTTCCGGTTCCCGTCGCCGTCGCCGCGACCGGAATCGTCCATTTGCTCAACAATCTGTTCAAGGGCGCGCTGCTGTGGCGGCGCGCGGACTGGCGGACCGTGCTGCGCTTAGGCATCCCCGCTATTCCAGCGGCGATCCTCGGCGCGTGGTTGCTGGCGATCCTGGGCGACACGCCGCGCCTGTTCGAATGGGCCTCCTTCGGCCGCAGTTTCGGGCCGACCGCGGCGGACCTAACCGTCGGCCTACTGATGATCGCCTTCGCCGCGCTGGAACTGCAGCGCTGGTTCCAGAAGCTGGAGGCCCCGCCCGGCTTCATCCCGCTCGGTGGATTGCTGTCCGGCTTCTTCGGCGGCCTTACCGGCCAGCAAGGCGCGTTCCGGTCGGTATTCCTGCTCCGGGCAGGGCTGACCGCCGATCGGTTCATTGCCACCGGGGTGATGATCGCGGTCATAGTCGATTTGACGCGACTGACGACTTATGCCGCGACCTTCGACGGCGGGTTCGACCCGGCGAAGCGCGAAGGGCTGATGATCTTGGTCGGAACGTTGAGCGCCTTTCTCGGCGCCTTCATTGCGGCCCGCTACCTCGACAAGATGACTATCGGCGCGGTTCGCTACGGCGTCGCGGGCCTGATGTTCGTAATTGGTGCGGCCCTCAGCGCCGGCGTGATCGATTAA
- a CDS encoding tRNA (guanine(46)-N(7))-methyltransferase TrmB: MTAHKKGDPTTINRLYGRSSSHKLRAGQAELVETLLPAISVAADGEISSKSLFGDERPLHLEIGFGGGEHLAYRADLLPNHGFIGCEPFLNGVAQALTHVRDQRLANVRLWMGDALDVLRRIPDGALTMVYLLHPDPWPKARHAKRRMMNDGPIDLIATKMKAGGEFRVATDDPTYLDWLLMIMARHEHEFDWVNDKPGEWLEYPSGWIETRYAAKARRQGRTPHQFRYRRTEV; the protein is encoded by the coding sequence ATGACCGCGCACAAGAAGGGCGACCCGACCACCATCAACCGGCTTTACGGCCGGTCGAGCAGCCATAAGCTTCGTGCCGGACAGGCAGAGCTGGTCGAGACCCTCCTTCCCGCGATCTCTGTCGCGGCCGATGGGGAAATCAGCTCGAAATCTCTGTTCGGCGACGAGCGTCCTCTGCATCTGGAGATCGGCTTTGGCGGAGGCGAGCATCTCGCTTACCGCGCCGACCTTCTGCCCAACCATGGATTCATCGGCTGCGAGCCGTTCCTCAACGGCGTCGCGCAGGCGTTGACCCATGTTCGCGATCAGAGGCTCGCCAACGTCCGTCTATGGATGGGCGACGCGCTCGATGTCTTGCGCCGCATTCCCGACGGGGCGCTAACGATGGTCTATCTGCTGCATCCCGACCCGTGGCCGAAAGCGCGCCACGCCAAGCGCAGGATGATGAACGACGGGCCGATCGACCTGATCGCAACGAAGATGAAGGCGGGTGGCGAATTCCGGGTCGCGACCGACGATCCGACTTATCTTGACTGGTTGTTGATGATCATGGCCCGCCACGAGCATGAGTTCGATTGGGTCAACGACAAGCCAGGCGAATGGCTGGAATATCCGTCGGGCTGGATCGAAACCCGCTATGCCGCGAAAGCGCGACGGCAAGGCCGAACTCCGCATCAATTCCGCTATCGCCGCACCGAAGTCTGA
- the lnt gene encoding apolipoprotein N-acyltransferase yields the protein MAISVDRLTRRPMLLAVAVGALSAFAFQPFGIWPMMVVAFAALCWLLCRAQSMKGALGIGWMFGLGQYVIGLNWIATAFTFQAKMPPWLGWIAVVLLSLYLAVYPMLAAGLAWRFGKARPLALVLALAGGWAITEWLRATMFTGFAWNPVGVTLIDTPWRATSALIGTYSLSALVVLIGGMLWLTARREWKAPAVLAVLLILALVLPYPNFAESPGTLRTMPVRNDPPHAPLTPHSALQTGRLRIVQPNIGQADKWRDGFDRIAANRLTALTTRNYPEVGVAGTVFWPEAAVTNPLIDERAGAERLVYLERLRATRSIAAGQLLATGGLALTSSDGMDVDGATNSVFVLNKAGAIVGRYDKAHLVPYGEYLPMRPVLSAVGLSRLAPGDLDFRAGPGPRTLALPDGLKMGVQICYEIIFSGHVVDPEVRPDYIFNPSNDAWFGSWGPPQHLAQARLRAAEEGLPVIRATPTGISAMIDSSGRLVGSVGAGKAGTIDVLFPSKQPPTPFARLGNVIPLTLGFILLLAGIVLGRSRRYSTGI from the coding sequence TTGGCGATTTCGGTCGACAGGCTGACCAGGCGACCGATGCTGCTCGCGGTGGCTGTCGGTGCGCTTTCCGCGTTCGCATTCCAACCATTCGGTATCTGGCCAATGATGGTCGTCGCGTTCGCGGCGCTGTGCTGGCTACTATGCCGCGCGCAATCGATGAAGGGCGCACTCGGCATCGGCTGGATGTTCGGGCTTGGCCAATACGTCATCGGCCTCAACTGGATAGCGACAGCATTCACCTTCCAAGCAAAGATGCCGCCGTGGCTGGGCTGGATCGCGGTCGTGCTCCTGTCACTCTATCTCGCCGTCTACCCGATGCTGGCGGCAGGGTTGGCATGGCGATTTGGCAAGGCACGGCCACTGGCGCTCGTGCTGGCGCTGGCTGGCGGCTGGGCAATTACCGAGTGGTTACGGGCGACGATGTTCACCGGTTTTGCCTGGAACCCGGTGGGTGTGACACTGATCGATACGCCCTGGCGAGCGACTAGCGCCCTTATCGGCACCTACAGCCTTTCGGCGCTTGTCGTGCTGATCGGCGGAATGCTCTGGCTGACCGCGCGGCGCGAATGGAAAGCACCGGCGGTGCTCGCGGTCCTTCTGATCCTCGCGCTCGTCTTGCCTTACCCCAACTTCGCCGAGAGCCCGGGCACTTTACGGACCATGCCGGTGCGCAACGATCCACCGCATGCGCCGCTCACGCCCCATTCGGCGCTTCAGACAGGGCGCCTCAGGATCGTTCAACCGAACATAGGCCAGGCTGACAAGTGGCGCGATGGTTTCGACCGGATTGCCGCCAATCGTCTTACCGCACTGACGACCCGGAACTACCCCGAGGTAGGCGTCGCCGGCACCGTCTTCTGGCCCGAGGCAGCAGTGACGAACCCGCTGATCGACGAGCGCGCAGGAGCCGAGCGCCTAGTCTACCTCGAGCGACTTCGCGCGACCCGCTCCATTGCAGCCGGGCAGTTGCTAGCGACTGGCGGACTGGCATTGACATCGAGCGACGGAATGGACGTCGATGGCGCAACGAACAGCGTCTTCGTGCTGAACAAGGCCGGCGCCATCGTCGGCCGGTACGACAAGGCGCACCTCGTGCCATACGGTGAATATCTCCCGATGCGGCCCGTGCTTTCCGCCGTCGGCCTTTCGCGCCTTGCCCCCGGCGATCTCGACTTCCGCGCCGGGCCGGGCCCGCGAACGCTGGCACTCCCCGACGGCCTCAAGATGGGCGTGCAGATTTGCTACGAGATCATCTTCTCGGGCCATGTCGTCGATCCGGAGGTTCGCCCCGATTATATCTTCAACCCGTCCAACGACGCCTGGTTCGGGAGCTGGGGCCCACCGCAGCATCTCGCGCAAGCGCGGCTTCGCGCTGCGGAGGAAGGACTGCCGGTGATCCGCGCCACGCCGACCGGGATCAGTGCGATGATCGACTCTTCAGGTCGCTTGGTCGGCTCGGTTGGCGCCGGGAAAGCGGGGACAATCGACGTGCTGTTCCCCTCGAAGCAACCGCCCACGCCCTTCGCCCGCCTCGGCAATGTCATCCCTTTGACGCTGGGCTTCATTTTGCTGCTGGCGGGCATTGTCTTGGGACGGAGCCGCCGCTACAGCACCGGCATATAA
- a CDS encoding MucR family transcriptional regulator, translated as MDDNLKETLVTLTADIVAAHVSNNSVAVNDLPQLISNIHGALAGLTGMTAEEARPEPKVPIRSSIKPDYIVCLEDGKRLKMLKRHLMTHYSLTPDQYRQKWGLPSDYPMVAPNYAEQRRTLAKSIGLGTKRRKGGRKAAAR; from the coding sequence ATGGATGACAACCTCAAGGAGACGCTGGTCACGCTTACCGCGGACATTGTCGCTGCGCACGTCAGCAACAATAGCGTCGCCGTGAACGACCTTCCGCAATTAATTTCCAACATCCATGGCGCACTTGCCGGATTGACCGGAATGACCGCAGAGGAAGCCCGGCCGGAGCCGAAAGTGCCGATCCGCTCCTCGATCAAGCCCGACTATATCGTCTGCCTGGAGGACGGGAAGCGGCTGAAGATGCTGAAGCGTCACCTGATGACCCACTACAGCCTTACGCCGGACCAATACCGCCAGAAGTGGGGCCTGCCGTCCGATTACCCGATGGTCGCTCCGAACTATGCCGAACAGCGGCGGACTCTGGCCAAGTCGATCGGGCTTGGCACCAAGCGCCGCAAGGGTGGACGCAAGGCCGCAGCCAGGTAG